Genomic segment of Acidobacteriota bacterium:
GAGTAGAGCGCCGGGCCGGCGGCGGTGAAGTGGCTGACGGTGTATTGATGACCGTCCCACGAACCGTAGAGCGAGCCCGTGTCTCCATCGATACGCTGGATGACGGCATGGACGACGGCAGGCTGCTCCGCCGGCTGCTGGACGCTGAGCTGCCATGCGGACTCGCCCTTTGCGCTGGCGACGGCGATCTCCCAGTCGCCTTGAATGTACGGGCCGTCTGGGTTGTGGGGACCAGCCTGTGGCGTTGCGGCAGACGCGGCGTGCAGCGTGAGCGGAACACGCGCGGGTGAGGGATGCGCCGGGGTTCCGGGCGAGATCAGTCCGAAGGTGCCGGTGAGCTGGTTGTTGTTGTCGAGCGTGGCTTCGAGTGAGCGCGCAAAGTAGTTGAAAACGAGGGTAAGTTTGCCGTCCTTGTAGCTGACCGACGACGCGGGCGCCTGTTCCGGGCCGTTGACCAGGACGGCTTTGAGATTGGCGGGCTGGCCGCTGATCCGGAGGTGAAGCGGGACCTGCTGGCCGCGAACAGTCGCCGCGCCCTCCCAGGTTCCTGCAAGCGGTGTGGAGGTTGCGCTAAAGGCAGAGGTGGCAAGCAAGAGTGATCCAGCGAGAAGCTTCCCAGAGAATGGGATCATAGCGGGGCTCAATTCTTTCTTCAGTTGTAACGAGTGGGGGTAGTGCAGGAGAGGCGCTCTTAGCTCAAAGCGCAACACGCCTCTGTGCAGGCCAGCACGAAGCGGCAGCGACAACAGAGGATGTGAGGCGTGTTCATGGATTAAGGGTATGCCGCCCGGACGATCGCGTCAAGACGAGATGGGAAGGGAAGAAATTGGTGCGGCGAAGGCCTTTATTATCCGAAAGTTGTATAGGCTTCTCCGACCGTAACGTAACAGAATACGAACACTATGGAGGAGGGGAGCCGTTCAGAGAAACTGCCTGTGCCGGTACGATGAGCGTGATCCTTCAGCCGCACTCCTGATCGGCTGAGTTCATGTGGTGCAGAGGAATCTTTGACGCTGGGCCAAGAAGCAACGGCATCCCCTCCGGCCATAGCCCTGCGCTTTCCTCCTCGCTCTATATATAGCCGCCTTCGGGCGGCTATCTCTTCTTAAACCTGTCACCCTTCGCTCAGGATGACAAATTGAATGATGGAAGAGGCAGAACTACTTGCCGAACTCGGAGGGTTCGTTGCTCTTCTTGACCGGGAGGTACGGTTCGACGGCGAGCAGGTTGGAGACCGTGCTGCGCTCTTCGTCCGAGAACTGCGACCGGAAACTGTCCGACGACATGATGGACTGACGCTGCGGCTCCGGCATCTCGCGCAGGTCGCGCCAGGCCTTCGCGACCAGTCGCTGGCGATCGCGCGGGAGACTGGAGAACTGCTTCATCGCACCGCGAACCTGCTGCCGCTGTGCCACGGGGAGGTTGGCGATGGCCTCGTTGCGTTCGAGGAGCCGACGGCGCTGCTCCGGCGGCATGTTGTTGAGCTGCGTCAGCCGGTCGCGCATCCGTTGCTGCGTCTCCGAGGGAAGGTCGCGGAAGCCGGGCTCGCTCTCGAGCGCCTTCTGTTGCTGGGCGAGAGGGAGATTGCTGTGGCGGTCCATCCACTGCCCCAGGTGCTCCTGGTTCTGCCCCGGGTGGTTGGCATGGGGGGGCGGTGCTGTCATGCGAGGCGCGGGGGGGCGGCCGCCTCTCTGCGCGTAGAGCGCGCTTGGGCCAAACAGGAGCGCAGCCACCATCAACGATGACGTGAGCGTGCGGCGAACTGTGGCAGCGTGCAGCATAAAAGTTGTACAGAGGAGTGAGGATGGGCGATCCCTGGTAATGAGCTTACTGCGTTCCCCCTCTCCTTTCAGCGAAAATTTTTACTCCTTACAGCGAGCTTCCAGGCTGCGATGCCCCATCGTCCGGAGAGCTGTCGTCCTGAAGCAGTTGGTCCATTGTCTGCAAGGCCTGGTCGTTCTTGTCGAAGACCTGAAGGTCGGTGACGGTGGCTGAGACGCCATGTCCGCCGCCGGAGCGTGCCGAGAAGTCGGCGATGGTGCCGCCGCCGATCAGAAGCGCCAGGGCGAGCGCGCCGGCAAAGGCCGGGCGGAACTGACGGCCAGTGTTGAAGAGCAGGCGGGAGCGCATGCGCTCGAACCATCCCGCGGGCGGCCTGGCCTGTTCCTCGCGCAGCAGCACGGCCAGTTTCTGATCGAAGTAGGCAGAGGGTTCGGGGGCCTTCCACTCATCGAGCAGAGAGAAGGTGGCCTCCAGCGAGCGAAGCTCGTCGCGGCATTCGGCGCAGGAGTCGACATGCGCGCGAACCGCAGTGCTCGACGGTGCGCCCGGATCGAGAAGCAGTTCCGGAAGAGCGGATTTTGCATTGCGGCAGATCATGGTGTAACCCTTTCCAATCCTCTAAAGCTACCGGCGCTCATCAGGCGCGCCGTAAGGTCCCAAAGATGGGACGAAATAACTACACAAAAGCCTTCAACTTCTCGCGCAGCGTCTGGTAGGCGCGAAAGAGCAACGATTTGGTGGCGGATTCGCTGAGCTTCAGCACCTCGCCGATCTGTTTGTAGTCCATGCCCTCGTACTTGTGCATGAGCACGGCCATGCGCTGGCGCTCCGGCAGGGCCATCACATGCTGACGAATGGCGTTCATCCGCTCCGTGCGCAGCATGTTGGTCTCAGCCCCGATGGTGGAGTCGGCAACGTCGGGCGTGGTCCCGGTTTCGGGATCGACCTCGTCGAGATGGATGGTGGAAGCGAAACGCTCCTGTTTGGTGTCGCGCGCGTGGTTGACGCCGAGGTTCGTGGCGATGCGATAGAGCCAGGTGCTGAAGCGGGCCTCGGCGCGGTACGTCTCACGCGAACGGTAGACGCGGAGAAACACCTCCTGCGCAAGCTCTTCGGCGACGGCCTGGTTGTGCACCATGCGGTACATGAAATGGATGATCGGCTTGCGGTACTTCTGAATCAGGTAATCAAAACCGGCCATGTTGCCGTCGCGCAACTGGAGCATGATCGCGGCGTCGTCCATCTGCGCGAAGGCGGCCGGAGCAACCTGCTGGCCGGGGGCCGGAAGTCGTTCTGCCAACTGCGGATTCATCGCGAGAGTCGCCATACCGTTGCTAACACCGTCTTCGTCCCGGGGTTGCGCTTTTGACGCAATTTCCGGGGAATCCGCAGCGGTATGGGGCCTGGGCGGCTTTGGCGGGGCGGTGTGGGGAGACTCAGGCATGTGCTTCCGCTCGATTGTACCGCCCGGCAATGTATCGTAAATCGCCGAAAATGAAGCAAAACAGTGACATTTTTGAGGCGTGGGGGAACGTAAAGACGGGTGTAGAGCGCCGCCGTGGTGCTTTTGGCCAATCGCCGATGGAATGGTATCCTGAATGAGCAAGATCTGGCCCATTCCAGGGAAGCCCCCTGAAGAATGGCGCGAGTTCAGACAGGGCGCATAACTCAGCGGTAGAGTGCCACCTTCACACGGTGGAAGTCGTAGGTTCGAATCCTGCTGCGCCCACCATCAAATCATTGAATATGCGTGATTTGCGGATTTGCCATCTCCGGCCATATGGCCAACTCGTCACCATTCGTCACCAATTGAGCCATCGCTTCGACGGCTTGGCGTTGATGTGCGGGTGTCGGCTGCGTGTAGATATCCATCGTGGTCGAGATGTGTGCGTGCCCTAGCTGTGCCTGAGCGTCCTTTGGTGAGGCTCCAGACTGCGAGAGCAGGGTTGCATGAGTCCGTCGCAGGGTATGCCAACCCAGCCACGGGGTTCCGATCTGCTTGCCTGCCGGTTTCAGATGGCGGGCCAGCAGGTTCGAATCGCTGTTGGGCGTACCGGCACTGGTGGGAAACACCAGACCGTCTGTTTGGTTTGAGTTGTGACGGTGACGGTTCAAGGCCACTGCCAAGGGTTCGGCAAGGGGTAAGGTGCGTTTGCTGCCTTTGGTCTTCGGAGAACCCAGTGAGCCTCGGTAAACGGCTTGCTGAACCCGAATCAACCGGTTGGGAAAGTCCACATCCTGCCAACGCAGGCCGAGAATCTCCCCCACGCGCAAACCGGTAAGAATCCCGGTTTGCACCATCGTTCGAACCGGTTCCGGTAACACGGCTCGCAGACGCTTGCTCTGCTCTGCGGTCAACGCGTGTTTTTCGTGAACCGGAATCTTCTCCGGTAGTTCGACACCGGTAGCGGGATTCTCCCCCGCGTAGTGCCCCCACTTCTTCGCTGATTCGAACACCTTCGACATGAGATTGCGGAGGTGATTGCAAACTTCCCAACCGGAACCCATATCCATCTTTTGCAAGACGAACGATTGCAAGTCCAGGGTAGAAATGTCGCACAGGCGTTTGTGACCAAATGCAGGTTTGAGGTGATAGTTGAGTGTCGAGCGATACCGCTTGCGCGTGGATAGCTTGAGCGTGGGCAGTGCGTTTGGTACGAAGAAACGTTCGATAAAATCCTCGAATGTGATCGTTGCCATCGGCGTGGCGATGAGTGCCGCGAGTGCGTTCTTGTGCCTCTCGCTTGTCCTCGGTGACTGCCTGCGTATACAGCTCCGGCGTGATGACTGCTGTTGCATGACGCAGAAGCTCTTGCGTGGTGACAGAACGAGAACAACTTCGGTCTCTCAAGCGAACACGAGTGCCCGTCAGCTCTGATGTGTTCTGCCCATCCGCACCGCATGGCATGCTGGAACAAAAGTGTGAGTGATGGCAGGTAGGCTTCCGATACTCAAACAGTCCGTTCTACCGCAATGAACTAACAGCAATTTGAATCGAGTGAACGGTATTACCTGAAGCGGCTTGAATGGTGAGTACATCCGGACCTGTGCCTCTGATTTCTTTAGTGCCAGGCCCACAACCCTGGATAGCGCCTAGCGATAAGGCAACAAGCACAGCCAGCTGCAGACGTCGGCGCGAACGGCGTCCGGTTAGAAGAAGAACAAACGCAACAAGAGGCCCAGCAAACGAGGCGGAATATGTCGTCACGATTGGTCGAACGATAAGCA
This window contains:
- a CDS encoding DUF3106 domain-containing protein, whose amino-acid sequence is MLHAATVRRTLTSSLMVAALLFGPSALYAQRGGRPPAPRMTAPPPHANHPGQNQEHLGQWMDRHSNLPLAQQQKALESEPGFRDLPSETQQRMRDRLTQLNNMPPEQRRRLLERNEAIANLPVAQRQQVRGAMKQFSSLPRDRQRLVAKAWRDLREMPEPQRQSIMSSDSFRSQFSDEERSTVSNLLAVEPYLPVKKSNEPSEFGK
- a CDS encoding sigma-70 family RNA polymerase sigma factor, which codes for MATLAMNPQLAERLPAPGQQVAPAAFAQMDDAAIMLQLRDGNMAGFDYLIQKYRKPIIHFMYRMVHNQAVAEELAQEVFLRVYRSRETYRAEARFSTWLYRIATNLGVNHARDTKQERFASTIHLDEVDPETGTTPDVADSTIGAETNMLRTERMNAIRQHVMALPERQRMAVLMHKYEGMDYKQIGEVLKLSESATKSLLFRAYQTLREKLKAFV
- a CDS encoding site-specific integrase, with the protein product MATITFEDFIERFFVPNALPTLKLSTRKRYRSTLNYHLKPAFGHKRLCDISTLDLQSFVLQKMDMGSGWEVCNHLRNLMSKVFESAKKWGHYAGENPATGVELPEKIPVHEKHALTAEQSKRLRAVLPEPVRTMVQTGILTGLRVGEILGLRWQDVDFPNRLIRVQQAVYRGSLGSPKTKGSKRTLPLAEPLAVALNRHRHNSNQTDGLVFPTSAGTPNSDSNLLARHLKPAGKQIGTPWLGWHTLRRTHATLLSQSGASPKDAQAQLGHAHISTTMDIYTQPTPAHQRQAVEAMAQLVTNGDELAIWPEMANPQITHIQ